AGCCACGGTTACTACCTGATATAATTTATCCTTAAAATGCTTATAAAACTCGCCTGCTCTTGGATCTTTCCTTGCTTCCATTGTAGTCTCCTTATGAATTAAAAATAAAACTTGTACACATTATAACATACTTGTGCTAAAATTTAATCCATATTGTTATTATTATTGAGGAGGAGTTTATGAAACAAGGATTTGACAATCAAAAATATTTAACCATGCAATCAGAGCACATCAAAGAGCGAATTAGCCACTTTGGCGACAAACTCTATCTGGAATTTGGTGGAAAGCTCTTTGATGACTATCATGCCTCCCGTGTACTTCCAGGATTTGCTCCCGATTCCAAGTTAAGAATGCTGTTGCAACTCTCTGACCAAGCCGAAATTGTTATCGTTATCTCTGCTGCCGATATTGAAAAAAACAAAATTCGTGCAGACCTTGGCATCACCTATGACGCAGATGTCTTGCGCCTAATCCAAAATTTCAAGGACAAAGGTCTCTATGTCGGCAGTGTCACCATTACACAGTACAGTGGACAAAGAAGTGCAGATAAGTTTAAAGAAAAACTAGAAAAATTGGGCATCAAGGTTTATCGCCACTACATTATCGAGGGCTACCCAAGCAATGTCAAACTCATTGTCAGCGAAGATGGCTACGGAAAAAATGACTACATTGAAACCACAAGACCGCTTGTCATTATCACCGCTCCTGGCCCTGGAAGTGGAAAGATGGCCACCTGCCTTTCACAGCTTTACCACGAGAATAAACGAGGTGTCAAGGCAGGTTATGCAAAATTTGAGACCTTCCCGATTTGGAATCTCCCACTCAAGCATCCTGTCAATCTTGCCTACGAGGCAGCCACTGCGGACTTAAACGATATCAATATGATTGACCCATTCCATCTTGAAGCCTACAATGAGACTACGGTCAACTACAATCGAGATGTTGAAATCTATCCTGTCCTTGCTGCTATGTTTGAAGAAATTTATGGTGAATGTCCTTACAAATCCCCAACCGATATGGGTGTCAATATGGCAGGAAATTGTATTTGTGACGATGAGGTCTGTAAAGAAGCCAGTTGTCAAGAAATTATTCGCCGCTACTACTCTGCAATTAATCGCCTAGCTAAGGGAGAATGTAAGCCTGAGGAGGTCTATAAAATTGAACTTCTCATGAAGCAGGCAAAGATTACTACCGCCATCCGAAAAACCGTTTCTGCTGCTCTTCTAAAAGAAGAAATTACAGGTGCACCGACTGCAGCTATTGAACTTTTGGATGGACGCATCGTGACAGGAAAGACAACGCCTCTTCTTGGTGCTGCTTCTGCAATGCTTCTAAATGCAGTAAAGACTCTCGGCGGCATTGACGACTCCATTCATCTCATTCAGCCAAATGTCATCGAACCTGTACAAAAATTAAAGACACATCACTTTGGCAGCAAAAATCCAAGGCTTCACACAGATGAAGTCCTCATTGCCTTGTCCATCAATGCAGCTACAGACACCAATGCACAACTTGCCCTCGATCAATTAGAGAAGCTTCGTGGCTGTCAGGTTCACTCCTCTGTGATGCTCTCCTCTGTTGACACAAAGGTATTCAAAAAGCTTGGTATCGAATTGACCTGCGAACCTGTTCACTAAAAATATTCACTATAAAATAACGCAAAAAAAGGGGGTGTGAAAAAACTTGATTGAGTTTTTTCACACCCCCTTTTTTATTGTTCATCTTCATATTCAATTTCTACAAGGGTCAATCCCTTGGCGGGCATTGTTTGCCCTGCCAATTTTCGATTCTTTCCCGCCAAAATCTCTGCAACATGTTCTGGTGGATACACACCCATTCCCACTTTGATTAATGTTCCTGCCAAAATACGAATCATATTGTAGAGGAATCCATCTCCTCTGACAACAATGGTAATCATGTCCTCATCTTGTAAAATATCCAAGGAATAAATCGTCCTAATGGTCGAGGAAGCCTGTGTCTTTTGTGAGCAAAGACTGACAAAATCATGAGTTCCTACAAAATACCCCGTCGCCTCTCTCATCTTCTCCACATCTAAGCGAAAATAACAAAAATGGGCATAGAGTCTCTCTGTTGGAATATCAATCTTTCGATTTAAAATTCGATAAGTATAGGTTTTTACACAATTTCGCTTTCTTGGATGCCAATTTAATCCCACCTCATCGGAATATTGAATCCGAATATCATCCGGCAATCTCTGATTGAGCGCAAAAGCAAATTTATCTGCTGCCATTCGCATATCTGTGTCAAATACAGCGACATTGCCATAGGCATGTACACCCGAATCCGTGCGACTTGCACCAATCACTTCAACGCTGTGACCACAGAGTTCTGATAAATGTTTATTGAGCACCTCCTCTATAGTGAGACCATTGGGCTGTTTTTGCCAACCACAGTAATTTGTTCCATCATAGGATACAATCAATCGAATTCTTCTCATCTCATTCCTCTCGTTAAAATCTCTAACTCAAATGTCGGTGCTGTTATCGAAAGTACAATGCTGATCACTAACAAAGAAATTAACACCAGATACGCTATATGATCAAGCTTTGTATAGCGAAGTGGTTTCATCTTTGTTCTTCCCTCTCCGCCATGATAACACCTAGCTTCCATTGCCATTGCCAAATCCGTTGCTCTGCGAAATGCAGAGATAAAAAGCGGCACCAGAAGTGGAACCATCGCCTTTGCTTTTCTCACAATATTTCCTGTTTCAAAATCAGCACCTCTGGCCATCTGTGCCTTCTTGATCTTGTCTGTCTCTTCCACGAGAATAGGAATAAAGCGAAGAGCAATGCTCATCATCATTGCAATCTCATGAACTGGAATTTTTATTATCTTTAAAAATCCAAGGCTCTTTTCTAGTCCATCTGTCAATGCATTTGGTGTCGTTGTCAATGTCATCACGGAAGATCCAACAACCAAATACACTAGACGCAATGCCATAAAGATAGAAATTCTTATGCCTTCCCTAGTAATCTTTAGAAATCCTATATGAAAAATGGGATCTCCTGGAGTCAAAAACAAATTAAAACTCACACTAATCAAAAGCAAAAAGATAATCGCCCGCAAGCCCTTGAGCATCATCTTGATTGGAACATTGGAAAGCTTAATACATAACAACAAAAAAATAGTCATCAGCACATATCCTGTCACTGAATTGCTCAAGAAGAGGGCAATAATAAAAATCATTGTTCCAAAGAGCTTTGTTCTTGGATCCATTCGATGAATCACTGAATCCACAGGATAGTACTGCCCAAGCGTTAATTCTCCCATTTCTATCCCTTTCTTTGTCTAATTAAATTGGCAATGGCACGAGCCGCTTCTGGCACCGTGGTAATCTCGTCATCAATTGGCACACCTTCGGACTTTAATCTCTGCACAATGTAGGTAATCTGCGGTGCGGAAAGCCCAATCTTTTCAAGCTCCTTATAATGCTTAAAGACCTCTTTTGGTGTGCCATCAAAAACCTTTTGCCCAGCATTCATCACCATCAGACGAGAGACATATTTGGCCACATCCTCCATACTATGAGAGACAAGAACCACCGTCATCTTGGTATCCTCTCTAAGCCCCGCCACACGATCTAAAATCTCATCCCGTCCCTTTGGATCAAGACCTGCTGTTGGCTCATCCAGAACAAGCACTTGAGGTTTCATAGCCAACACGCCCGCAATGGCCACTCTCCTCTTTTGTCCTCCCGAAAGTTCAAATGGAGACTTTTCATAGTAACTTTCATCCAATCCCACAAGGTGCAACGCTTCTTTTGCTCTCTCCTTTGCCTCATCCACCGATAATCCCTGATTCTTTGGCCCAAAGCAAACATCGGAGAGCACATCGACTTCAAACAGTTGATGCTCTGGATATTGAAATACTAGTCCCACTTTTTGTCTCAACTTTTTTAAATCATAACCTGGAGCGTAGATGTCCTCTCCATTAAAGTAAATCTTGCCACTGGTCGCCTTGATCAATCCATTTAAATGCTGAATCAGTGTGGATTTACCTGAGCCTGTGTGACCAATAATGCCTACAAACTCACCATCTTGTATTTCAAAATTGATATCCTTTAGTGCATACTGTTCAAACGCTGTACCCTTCCCATAGATATAATTTAGATTCTCTGCCCGAATTGACATATTCTCTCCTTATCCCTTCAACATTGGTAGTAATGCCTCCATTAGCTCGTCCGTCGTCAAAATTCCTCTTGGAAGCTCCACACCCAACTTTCCCAACTCATCCGCAAGCTCTGTCACGGCTGGCACATCTAAGCGTAATTTTTTCAATTCATCAACTCGGGAAAAGATTTCTCTCGGTGTCCCATCCATTACAACCTTGCCCTCATCCATCACGACTACACGGTCAGCCCCAACGACTTCTTCCATATAGTGTGTAATAAGCAAAATCGTTAT
This region of Lachnospiraceae bacterium oral taxon 096 genomic DNA includes:
- a CDS encoding DUF1846 domain-containing protein gives rise to the protein MKQGFDNQKYLTMQSEHIKERISHFGDKLYLEFGGKLFDDYHASRVLPGFAPDSKLRMLLQLSDQAEIVIVISAADIEKNKIRADLGITYDADVLRLIQNFKDKGLYVGSVTITQYSGQRSADKFKEKLEKLGIKVYRHYIIEGYPSNVKLIVSEDGYGKNDYIETTRPLVIITAPGPGSGKMATCLSQLYHENKRGVKAGYAKFETFPIWNLPLKHPVNLAYEAATADLNDINMIDPFHLEAYNETTVNYNRDVEIYPVLAAMFEEIYGECPYKSPTDMGVNMAGNCICDDEVCKEASCQEIIRRYYSAINRLAKGECKPEEVYKIELLMKQAKITTAIRKTVSAALLKEEITGAPTAAIELLDGRIVTGKTTPLLGAASAMLLNAVKTLGGIDDSIHLIQPNVIEPVQKLKTHHFGSKNPRLHTDEVLIALSINAATDTNAQLALDQLEKLRGCQVHSSVMLSSVDTKVFKKLGIELTCEPVH
- the truA gene encoding tRNA pseudouridine(38-40) synthase TruA; amino-acid sequence: MRRIRLIVSYDGTNYCGWQKQPNGLTIEEVLNKHLSELCGHSVEVIGASRTDSGVHAYGNVAVFDTDMRMAADKFAFALNQRLPDDIRIQYSDEVGLNWHPRKRNCVKTYTYRILNRKIDIPTERLYAHFCYFRLDVEKMREATGYFVGTHDFVSLCSQKTQASSTIRTIYSLDILQDEDMITIVVRGDGFLYNMIRILAGTLIKVGMGVYPPEHVAEILAGKNRKLAGQTMPAKGLTLVEIEYEDEQ
- a CDS encoding energy-coupling factor transporter transmembrane protein EcfT, with protein sequence MGELTLGQYYPVDSVIHRMDPRTKLFGTMIFIIALFLSNSVTGYVLMTIFLLLCIKLSNVPIKMMLKGLRAIIFLLLISVSFNLFLTPGDPIFHIGFLKITREGIRISIFMALRLVYLVVGSSVMTLTTTPNALTDGLEKSLGFLKIIKIPVHEIAMMMSIALRFIPILVEETDKIKKAQMARGADFETGNIVRKAKAMVPLLVPLFISAFRRATDLAMAMEARCYHGGEGRTKMKPLRYTKLDHIAYLVLISLLVISIVLSITAPTFELEILTRGMR
- a CDS encoding energy-coupling factor transporter ATPase, whose product is MSIRAENLNYIYGKGTAFEQYALKDINFEIQDGEFVGIIGHTGSGKSTLIQHLNGLIKATSGKIYFNGEDIYAPGYDLKKLRQKVGLVFQYPEHQLFEVDVLSDVCFGPKNQGLSVDEAKERAKEALHLVGLDESYYEKSPFELSGGQKRRVAIAGVLAMKPQVLVLDEPTAGLDPKGRDEILDRVAGLREDTKMTVVLVSHSMEDVAKYVSRLMVMNAGQKVFDGTPKEVFKHYKELEKIGLSAPQITYIVQRLKSEGVPIDDEITTVPEAARAIANLIRQRKG